The Streptomyces sp. V4I8 genome includes the window CGGCACACCCAAAGGCGTCGTCCTCGCGCACCGCGGCGTCGTCGACCTGTGCGCGTGGCACCACCGGCGCTTCTCCTTCACCCCGGCCGACCGCGCCGCCGTCGTGTGCAGTCAGAGTTTCGACGCCTCGATCCTGGAGATCTGGCCGGCACTGACCGCGGGCGCGTCGGTCACCATCGGCGAGGAGGAGGTCCGCAGGGACCCGCTCGCCCTGGCCCGGTGGTATGCCGAGCAGGGCGTCACCTTCTCGTTCCTGCCCACGGCGCTGGGCGAACAACTGCTGCGGCTGCCGACGGCCGACCAGCCGCCCCTGCGTCATCTGCTGCTGGGCGGGGACGCACTGCGCACCCACCCGCGCCCCGAGGCGCCGTACGAGACGGTGAACGTGTACGGGCCGACCGAGATCACCGTGCTGTGCACGACGGAGAACGTCGCCCCCCAGGGTCAGGACCCCGCCCCGCCGATCGCGATCGGACGCCCGGTCGACAACGTACGGCTGAGCGTGCTCGACGAGTCGGGCGACCCGGTTCCCGTCGGCACGGTGGGGGAGTTGTACGTCGGCGGCCCAGGCGTGGCCCTCGGGTATCTGCACCGCCCCGAGCTCACCGCGGAGCGGTTCCCGCCGGACCCGTCCGGTGATCCGGATGCCCGCCGGTACCGCACCGGCGACCGCGTGCGCTGGACCGCCGACGGCAAGCTGGAGTTCTGCGGCCGGGCCGACGACCAGGTGAAGATCCGGGGCTTCCGGGTCGAGCCCGAGGAGGTGTCCCGGGTGCTCAACGCCCTCGACGTCGTGGGCGAGGCGGTCGTAGTGGCCCGGCGCAACGACCGCGGCGAGGCGTACCTCGCGGCCTACGCCGTTTCCGCCGCCCAAGCGCCCGACGATCGGCAGGCCCTGGCCGACCGGTTGGCGGAGGAACTCGCGGCCCGGCTGCCGGAGTACCTCGTGCCGCGCGCCTGGCGCGTCCTGCCCTCGCTTCCCCTGACGGGCAACGGCAAGCTGGACCGCTCCGCGCTCCCCGCCCCCGACCTCGTCACCACGGGACCGAGCCGCGGGCCGAGCAGTGAGGAGCCGGCCGCGGGCCTGCGCACCGACGTCGAGCGGCGCGTGCGGCAGCTGTGGGCGGCCGAGTTCGGGATCGACGCCGACGGCATCGCGGACGATGCCTCCTTCTTCGACCTGGGCGGTCACTCGATCACCGCGATGCGGCTGGTCAACCGCGTCCGCGAGGAGTTCGGCGCCGAGTACCCGATGCTGAGCTTCTACCAGGCCCCGACCCTGCGGGCCATGACGGCACACCTGGCGGGAGACGCCGGTGAAACGACGTCGAGTCAGCTCACCGGGGCCGACGACCGTCCGGGCACCGTCGAACGCCGGGCACCCGCCACGGCGCAACAGGCCCGCTTCGCCACCGTGCACGCCGACCATCTCCTCCCGCAGGTCTTCAACGTCGCCCTGCGGATCACCCTCACCGGTGACCTGGACGTGGCGGCCCTGCGCACCGCCCTGACCCGGCTCGTCGAGCGGCACGAGGGCCTGCGGACCCGACTCGCCCGCAGCGGGGACGGCTGGGAGCAGCAGGTGCTGCGGCCCGGGCAGGTGGAACTGCCCGTCGAGGACCTCACCGCACGGCCCGCGCCGGAACGCCGGTCCGCCCTGGAACGGGCCAGTGCCGAGGCGGCGGAGAGACCGGTCGACCCCACCGACGGGACACCGATGGCGCTGCGCCTCCTGCGGACCGGCGACAGCACCTGGGTCCTGCTCCTCGTCCTGCACCACTCCGCCTGCGACGGCTGGTCCGTCAGCCTGCTGCTGAAGGAACTGGCCGCGCTCTACGGCTCGGCCGTGACGGGTGAGCCGCACACCCTGCCGCCCGTGCGGTGCCAGCCCGTGGCGTACGCCCGATGGCAGCGGGAGCAGGCGGACGAGACCGCCGACGAACGGAAGGTGCGGTTTTGGCTGCGCGAACTCGACGGCGTGCCGTTCACCGTCGACCTGCCGCTGGACCGGCCCCGGCCGAAGGATCCGAGCGGACGGGGCGGCGCCGTGATGTTCACCGTGCCGGCCGGGACGCGGGCCGCCGTGGAACGGTTGGCGAGAGAGCGGGGGACGACCCCCTTCGTGGTCACGGCGGCTGCCCTGGGCCGGATGCTCGCGCAGAAGTCCGGGCAGGACCACGTCGTGTTCAACATCTCCTACGCCAACCGCGAGCGCCGCGCCTTCGAGTCGCTGCTGGCCTGCACGATCACCGGCTTCGCGCTGCCGGTACGGGACGGCGCCACCGGTTCCTTCGCCGCCCTGACGGACCAGGTCGCCCGTAGGACGGTGGAGTGCATGGACCGGGCCCTGCCGGTGCGCCGGATCGCCCCCGCGATGCGGGAGCGCACGGGCGTCGAGGTGCCGGACCGGCTGGACGTCGGCTTCGCCTACCAGAGCTCTCTTGAGACGGAGGTGGAACTGCCGGGGCTGACCACGGCGATCGAGGACCTCGCACCGGCCGCGTCCCGGACGGAGCTCACCTTCGGGCTCGTCCCGGCCGGGGACGAACTGAAGGGGTTCGTGGAGTACTCGGCCGACCTGTGGGACCGCGGCACGATCGAGGGCTGGACCCGCGACTACGTCGCCCTGCTGACGGAGGAGGTCGACGGGGCGCTCGGGCGTTGACGCTCACGCGGCGCTGCTGCTCCGGGGCATCCCGTGCCGGCAGGTCACGTCGTGCTCGCTGCCGAGGCTCGTCCACCAGCGTTCGCAGCACGCGGAGTCGAGCTCCGCCCGGACGATCGCCTCGGCGGCATCGCCCCCACGCCCGGTCCGCGCCACCAACTCCAGTAGCCAGCGCCGCTGTTCGCCGATCACGGTCTCCCGTACGACGGCGATGATCGGCACGATGCTGGCGGCGGCGAACAGACACGCGGCCCATGCGGGGCCGTACCGGACTTCGAGGACCGAGGTCCAGGCGAGCCCCGCGCTCGTGGCGATGTAGAGGGCGCAGAGGAAACGGCTGGAGCAGTTCATGGGAGTACACCGTCCTTGGGGAGGATCGATACCCCTTGTCCAACTGCTAACGGCCCGTGTGGACTCGGGTGATTTATTCCACCGTGACTGACGACGCCCCCTTGAACGCGGCCCGGTAGGCGAGCGGCGTGGTGCCGACCACCCGGCGGAAGCGCTCACGGAACGCCGTCGGTGACCCGAATCCCGCCTGCCGGGCGATCCGTTCGACCGGGTGGTCGCTGTTCTCCAGCAGATACTGGGCCCGTCGCACACGCGCCCGCAGCACCCACTGCAGGGGAGTGGTGCCGGTCTGCTCGCGGAACCGGCGGCTGAAGGTGCGCTCGCTCATCCCCGAGCGCACCGCCATCGCCCCCAGGGTGATCTCCCCGGCCAGATGGTCCTCGATCCACTCCAGCACCGGTTCGAGCTCCGAACCACGCGGTACGGGCGGGTGCTGGTGCACGATGAACTGCGCCTGCCCGCCCTCCCGTTCCAGCGGTACGACGGACAAGCGCGCCGTGTGCGCGGCCACGGCGGATCCCAGGTCCCGCCGGATCATGTGCAGGCAAAGGTCCAGCCCCGCGGCGGCTCCGGCGGAGGTGAGGATCTGCCCGTTGTCGACGTACAGCACGTCCGGCTCCACCCGGACGTCCGGGAAGCGCCGCGCCAGCTCGTCGGTGGCCATCCAGTGGGTGGTGGCGCGCAGCCCGTCCAGGAGTCCCGCCTCGGCCAGGACGAAGGCGCCTACACACACGGAGGCGATCCGCGTGCCGGCCTGCGCCGCCTGCCGCAGGGCCGTCACCACCCGTGGGGAGGGCGGTCCGGTCTCGTCGCAGCCCGGCACGATGATCGTGTCCGCGTCCGCCAGCCCGTCGAGCCCCCGGTCGATCCGCAGGGCGAACCCCTCGGTCGGCACCTCGGGCGACTCGGCGCACAGCCGGACCCGGTAGGGGCGGCGGCCGTCCGGCAGCCGGGTCCAGCCGAACATCTGGAAGGGCGTCGCCATGTCGAACGGCACCACGTTGTCGAGAACCAGGATCGCCACGGTGTGCATGCGGGACACCCTAGGCGGATTCCCGCCAGTGACATAAGGCCAGGTGGAGCAGGTGCGCCTAGGTGAGAGAGCAGTCAGAACGGTTGGCGGGAACCCGTTGGAAGCTGTCGTTTCAGCCCCTGTCCGAGCGCCCGTGAGATCCCTAGCGTGGGGCGCGTGACCAAGATCCTCCTCACTCTTCACGTCCTGGCCGCCATCGTCGCCGTCGGCCCCGTCACCGTCGCGGCCAGCATGTTCCCGCCGGCCGCGCGCCGCGTCCCGGCGACGGACGGCGCGGTGGCGGTGGGCACCGTCCGGCTGCTGCACCGCATCTGCCGTGTCTACGCGACCATCGGGGTGTCGGTCCCCGTCCTCGGCCTGGCCACCGCGCTGGCGATGGGCGTGCTGGGCAGCGGATGGCTCATCACCTCCATCGCCCTGACCGCCGCGGCCGCCGGGATCCTGATCGCCTTCGTCCTGCCCCGCCAGGAGGAACTCCTCGACCAACTGGGCGCCGAGAAGGCCGTCGAGCACGCGGCGACGGTCCGGCTCGCCATGTTCACCGGCATCTTCAACCTTCTGTGGGCGACCGTCACGGTCCTGATGATCGTCCGGCCCGGCTCGACGACGGGTGCCTGACGCGGTCGGCGGGCGGTGCCGCGACGGTGCCGTAGTGCCCGTGCGTCGGCCGTCAAGCGCTCTGGCAGAATTCGTACTTCAGTGTGCGTCGGCGCCTAGACTCGACAGCCGTGCCCAAATGCACACGGGGCCACGACATGAAAGGCGCGTTGACGGGTGTTCCAGGATTCCCCCATTTACGACCGGCTCATCGCGGAGCGCGGCGA containing:
- a CDS encoding DUF2269 family protein, coding for MTKILLTLHVLAAIVAVGPVTVAASMFPPAARRVPATDGAVAVGTVRLLHRICRVYATIGVSVPVLGLATALAMGVLGSGWLITSIALTAAAAGILIAFVLPRQEELLDQLGAEKAVEHAATVRLAMFTGIFNLLWATVTVLMIVRPGSTTGA
- a CDS encoding GlxA family transcriptional regulator, whose translation is MHTVAILVLDNVVPFDMATPFQMFGWTRLPDGRRPYRVRLCAESPEVPTEGFALRIDRGLDGLADADTIIVPGCDETGPPSPRVVTALRQAAQAGTRIASVCVGAFVLAEAGLLDGLRATTHWMATDELARRFPDVRVEPDVLYVDNGQILTSAGAAAGLDLCLHMIRRDLGSAVAAHTARLSVVPLEREGGQAQFIVHQHPPVPRGSELEPVLEWIEDHLAGEITLGAMAVRSGMSERTFSRRFREQTGTTPLQWVLRARVRRAQYLLENSDHPVERIARQAGFGSPTAFRERFRRVVGTTPLAYRAAFKGASSVTVE